gactcttgttttaTCAGACTCAATTAAGTTCCTGATTTTGCGCCAACCAAAACAAATCGTAAACAAAACAGGCCAGGGATTTTTTATCCAACCAATAAAGCTCGCCATGGTGGCTTTCCCCAAAAAAAAACAGGGCAAGGATTTTACGTCTGGCCTTGGGTAACATTAAATAAAATACAAACTAAAAACCATTTAACCATTAAGTCCATATTGTTAATCGACCACAAGCAATCGTCATAACTCTATCCATTCATTGAATGGTGATTCAAATATGACAAAATTTAGGACATGTTCTGAAATCTGAACTGAACCTGACACTTAGTACAATCCATAACTAGGAATCCTTAAAGGGAGCAAATTTGGTAATAATATTTTTGAGAACAGGGAGGCATCATGCAGTTACACTGTCCAGAACATTCCATCGCCTCCACCTGATCTGCTGCCTGAAAGAGAAGAAAAATGAGCAAGATGGTTCAAGTCTTGGCTAAAAGGAACAGATCAACATAGGATGGTGCATCGCTTAGGTAAATAGGGAAGCAGTCATGCATCTAGAACACAAGATGCATGCAAATAAAATGTCTTACTCAAACAACATGAAGCTACTACATCAAATGGTGAACAAGAATGGTGGCAAGAAAGTAACGCTTCAACTTGGAAACATAGGTTTCAGGAACTAACCGTTTTTGTGGATTTTAGGAAGCAAGCTTGCCAATGAGCTCCTTTAAAAGATAGGGGCATGTTCTAATTATATCGTCGAAGACGTTAGTCGCCGTTATCTCCTTCAAATTAGAAGGTGTCTTGAGGAATTCAAGGCATACATCCTTCAATCCACCACAATTGTGCCTCTTGGCTAGAATGAAAATAGTCCTCACCGAGCTCACGTCTACGAGTTTGCATAACTTATCTTCACATAGTACCTTCAGCCTTTGGAGATTGTATCTATCTGCCGCTGCAATCAAGTGTTGCAGCCACAAGACTTCTTGGGCTTCTCTTTCCTCCACCATGTCCACCTCCATCTCGGGTAGCAAGTCGGTGTAAATAAAGCTAAGCAAGGCTCTAAACACTTTTGCTTCCATGTCTTCTATTTGTATGACACTAGCTATCATGTCTTCCTTTATGGGGCCAAAGAGCTTTGCCTTGAAGACCGAAGACCGGGCCACAAGCACGGACCGGTGTGCAACGAACGTCTCGCCGCCAACATTAAATGTCACGTCAGTGCCCTCCTTGGACATGAGGAGGTTGCTGAGACCTCttccaatgcaaaggtgcttagatgaggtgctaagtgcattaaataccttagcaactcaacaccccaatgcataggtgcttagcttgTTGTTGCTAAGCACACATTATTTAATGAGTTAGCACCTAAAATCTTTTATGTATTGGTCAAATTGTTTCATTTAAATGGTTTGTCTAGGTTTTTGCGCTTAGCATTGGTTCTTTCTGAGGTCACCAAAGTactctctctctcttccttaaatgtagtgccatgtcatttttttcttatgtggcatgcttagcacctgtccacggtggagcattgggaggggcctgaTAAGCTCTTGTATGGTAGGAGGCGGTACCACGGCAAGGTCGCATCGGATGGTGAAACAATCATCGTTTAGATGCTTTGATTTCTCAAGGGCATCTCTTTTCACGAAATTCTTGTGAACCCAGCATCGATTACCGCTAGAGAAGTTGCACGGCTCTTTTGCACGAATATACGCTGAATCCTGCTTCTCATGCTGATCGAGGAAACTAAATCCAACCTGCACCTTGAGATCCTCCGTAACATTTTTATCAACAAGGGAAAGAATGAGCGATACAGAGTCCTCGGCGCAGCCCGACGGGGCGCCTTTCGGGCAGTAGAAGATGCGCCAACGATGTCCTCCTACCATGAAAGGGAGCGAGAGGATTACTGCGCCAGCAGCTGCAGTGGCTTTAGTGTGCGAGTAGCCATTGATCACAAGCAGGTGGGACCCGCTGGCCGCGTCGACGTTGATGGCGTGGCCGGTGGCCTGGCCCTGGCCGACTATAGACACGCCGGTAAATGACATGACAGATGATCTGGTATGGACTATGTGCCACGCACACTGGGCGATTGGAGTCGTATGGACTAGCCGCCTAATCTTTCAGTGAAACCGGTACTACCAGTACCAGATGCAACTGATTCAAGCGACGATCGGGCAACAAGAGCAACGATGCAAGCGGCAAACAACCAAAGATGACAGCAATTTCTTCGTACGCCAGCAGCAAGAGGAACTTACGGCAAGCAATCAGCGGACCGCACGAATAAATTCAGTGCTAAGTTTACCGGATGCGTGCGGATTCAGCTGGATGAGCGCCGTCGGCCTCGCGCGGCTACTAGAGTAGAGTCGATCGACTCGTCCAAGCCCAGCGCGTGGAAAACTGGAAACAGATCTATTCCACGAGTTCTCAACTAACGACGTGCAGAATGGCCGCCGCAACATCTTGGCGATTCTCCGTGTATATATAGTCAAAGAAATTGGTATGCCCTAATACATTTTTTTACAACCaaggcaaaagttttgccttcaTCATTGATTAAAAAGACCccgcaaaaaaattaaaaagaagaTTTTTCTTCTTTCAAAAAGATTCAGAGCTATTATAAAACTTCATTAGAAGTATAAATCACCTCAAACTTAATAAAAAATACTTCAAGGTCTCTAGACCACCGAACGACCGCTATTGCTGCCAGACTGAGCTGTCGATGCGTCACTGTGGCTGCTCCCTTACCAAGTCGGTCTTCCGTCCACGAAACCGCCCCGGAAAAGTAGGATCGTTCCAGGCTATCAAGGGAGGCTAGAGGGTTCCCTTGTGCGCCGCCGGTGACACCGCCGGTTCCCTCTCTCTTCGTCGGCCGCTCCCGCGGCGGGAGGAGGGGACCTCGGGTCTGTTCGCTAGGTGggtgtgtggtagggttagggttgagggagacgCTGCCGAGGCCGTTGCGGTGGTGTCGCGTCGGAATAAGTTTCTCTGGGCTTCGTTCATGATCAGGCAAGGCttttgccttcgtctaggagccagcggGGTTGGGAATCcccggatctcgtcgaggtcgcgggctatggtAGTTGGAGGTCCATCGACACTGGCCGTTTGGGTCCTCAGATGGGCGATGGATGCAGAGAGACGAAGACCTTCCTTCTTCCTTGTTGGTATGATTTGTTGCTGCTGTTCTTCTCCTTCCTTTGTGTTGATGCTAGTGGGAGATCCTGCTTTGTCCGGGCAGATAGCCCGACCGCGGTGCTGGACCGGTCGGATGACTCGATTTCTCTTACTTTTCGAAGGGACACTTTTCGCGGTACTCAAAGTCAAAGATAGCGACGGctgttgcaggtgtgttggattgatgtccatCCCCTCTCAGTgctggtgtcaagaaaggaggaagcagcaTGGCGACAATTGTAccgtggtcgaagatgatgacTTGTTTGCGACTCGTTGCAAATCTTTCTGTTGCAAgggtcttctctcaagattcaCGGATGATGACACATGGCTCCGGAGATCTTCTTGTTTTATGGTTGTCTTAGGATACTCTAGGTGTTTATGGTCCTTTGTGTTTGCGTTTCACTATGCTTGTAAGGGTCAACTGCTTTGTACTGATTCGTGATATGAAtgaaaaaattctcaaaaaaaaggTGCAGAATGGCCGCCGCAACATCTTGGCGATTCTCCGTGTATATATAGTCATAGAAATTGGTATGCCCTAATACATTATTTTACAACCaaggcaaaagttttgccttcaTCATTGATTAAAAAGACCCCGCAGAAAAATTAAAAAGAAGATTTTTCTTCTTTCAAAAAGATTCAGAACTATTATAAAACTTCATTAGAAGTATAAATCACCTCAAACTTAATAAAAAATACATCAAGGTCTCTAGACCACCGAACGACCGCTATTGCTGCCAGATTGAGTTGTCGATGCGCCACTGCGGTTGCTCCCTTACCGAGTTGGCATGACCTTGTCGATAAAAGCCGAATAGTCTTCGTACATGTGCCCCTAAGGATCAGCGCCCTGGAGCCGCAGCCGTCGTCGTTGAAGCTTGAATAGATCTGAAGCAACTAGCACTAAATCTCGTTGTCGCACAGGCACGATGAAAAACCCTAACATCGCCCCCCCAAGTAGTCGGCAAAAATCTACACCGAGCTCTGTCGACTACGTTCAGATGGACAACCGCGAGGAAGATAGAAGCCCGAAAGACAAATTGAAGAAGAAGCGCAGTCATCCGCCTGAGCATCACACCTATAAGGACTAAAAATCCTAACCTAAATTATTAGTTAGAGCAAAGGCACCAGGATTCCCCACCCCACCACCGGCCGACCGAGCGGCAGAAGAGGGAAGACGAATCCACGAGGTCGCGGGCATAGCCTGAAGGAGAGAGAGAGTCTGTTCTAGCCGCCTAGGAGAAAGGGAGAAAATGCTGAAAAAATGAAGATTTCTTGCCTAGTTAGTTGTGAAAAACTGAACAAGAAGAATACATCCAAGACCAAGCCTACTCTGTTCAACGACCCATCAAACTGAACAAAAACACACCAACCTTCTGAGCACAAACAAGCAGAAGATCCGCTCCACCAAAACTAGTCGGCCTTCCACCATTGCTGGAGAGAAGAAGTCGATGCTACTGGAGGAGCAGACCGAAACTCCCCCGCAAAGGTGAGAAAACAAGCATCCTCCAAGACCATGTGCCAAGTGCCTCACTTGACACTCTGGCGACCAACATCGATGGCAAACTCACCGCGCGCGTGACACAAGGCCAATGCCCTCAAAGTTGTAGAACTCTCAAGGCCGCCACCCCAACATTTACCTTTCCGTTGCACCCTGTGCAATCCGCCGAAATGACGTTTTGGGGCCGTCACCCCGACGTACCACCACTCGCCTCTCTGAGTTGCAATTCCACACAACCCGGCCACCCGCAGGCCACAGCGCGAGTGTAGACCATGGTCGTCGCACCAACTTCGGCGTCACCACCCCGACATAAGTTGTGGATCTGTTTGAATCCAGTCTTCGTTCATCTTCATTTAGGTGTTTACAAGTTTGATTCTTTCAATCTACGACTTTTTTCATCGGCAATAGTTGTTGTTGTGGTGCGCTGGTCTTACGAGGCGTTAGCACAATGATtttctgactgtctactacaacaaggtttgaccGGCTTCAGTCAAGGAGGGGCGATAACGGCGGCACACCTTCAGCTTGCTCCACTACTTGTAGCCGTCGCTAGGTGGTCCATAGACCTGGTTGTTCTTTGTATTGCCattattgaagatgaatagattaaaAGTTTCTCACGCAAAATAAAAATGACCACGGGTAATCTTCCTAGAGCTTTGCCACACCTAAGTAAAAATTCTTACGTAACTAACATCCGTGATGAGCTGGCCTGATTTGATTTGAAGAAAAAAAAGGCCCAGGCCCACCCCATGAAATTCAAGCCGGGGCTGATTAGTTGAGGAAAGGAAATGttcttctcaaaaaaaaaagttgaGGAAAGGAAATTATGTAGCTTTAAGTAACAAGGTTACGTACCCATTCATCGAATGGTGGTTCAAATTTGACAAAATTAAGGACATGTTCTGAAATCTGAACTAAAACAAACACTGGTACAAAGTCCGTAACTAGGAATCCTTCAAGGGAGCACGTTTGGTAATATTATCTTTGAGAACGGAGAGGCATCATGCCGTTACACTGTCCAGAACATCCCATCGCCTTCGCCTGATCTGCTGCTTGAAAGAGAGAGAAAAATGAACAAGATGGTTCAAGTCTTGGCTCAAAGGAACAGATCAACATAGGACGGTGCGTCGCTTAGGTAAATAGGGAAGCAGTCATCTAACACACGATGCATGCAAGTAAAATGCTTACTCAGACAACATGAGGCACTACATCGAATGTTGGcaagaaagtaaggcttcaacataGAAACATAGATTTCAGGAACTAACCACTTTTGTCGATTTCACGAAGCAAACTTGGCAATGAGCTCCTTTAAAAGATAGGGACATGTTGTAACTATATTGTCGAAGACGTCAGTCGCCGTTATCTCTTTCAAATTAGATGGTGTCTTGAGGAATTCAAGGCATACCTCCTTCAGCCCACCACAGCTGTGCCGCTCAGCTAGAATAAAAATAGTTTTGACCGAGCTCACGACTATGTGTTTGCATAACTTTTCTTTACATAGTACCTTCAGCCTTTGGAGATCGTATCTGTCTGCCACTGCAAGCAAGTGTTGCAGCCACAACAATTCTTGGGCTTCTCTTTCCTCCACGTTGTCGACCTCCATGTCGGGTAGCGAGTCGGTGTAAATAAAGCTAAGCAAGGCCCTAAACACTCTCGCCTCCATGTCTTCTATCTGTATGACGCTTGCTATGGTGCCTTCCATCATGGGGCCAAAGAGCTCCGCCTTGAAGTCCGAAGACCGGGCCGCGAGCACGCACCGGTGTGCGATGATCGTCTCGTCGCCGACGCTGAACATCACGTCAGTGCCCTCCTTGGACAAGAGGAGGTTCATGATATGCTGTTGTATGCTAGACGGCGGCACCGTGATGAAGCGATCAAACATGGAGGTGACGGCGAGGTCACATCGGATGGTGAAAGAGTTGCCCTTGAGATGACTTGATTTCTCGAGGTCGTCTCTTTTCCAAAAATACCGATGGGCCAATGTCGCATGGCAGCTGGAGAAATCGTGTGCCTCTTTTGCTCGAACACATGCGGGGCCTTGGTTTTCAAGCTCGTCGACGAAGCTAAAAGTGCATTGCgccttcacagcctctgtgacatCTTTATCAACAAGGTGCAGATGGAGAGAGATGTATTGGTGGCTCTCCGAGGTGTCGCCGTTAGGGAAGTAGCGGATGCACCAGCGGCGGCCTCCTACCGTGAAAGGGAGAGACGCGATCGCCTTGCCAGTAGATGCATAGGCTTTCGTACGCGAGTAATCGGCGACCACAAGCAGGTGGTACCCGCTGCCCGTGGAGACGTCGACGCGTGGCCGGCAGCGTCGCCAGTGTAGCGGGTGATAGACACGCCGGCAAACGACATGGCGTCGACGGCGTGGCCGGTGGCGTCACCGCCTTAGCGAGTCCTCGGAGTTGAAGAGCCGATTTGGTCCTCTGCAAAACTAGCCAGAGCTTTTCTCAATGGCTGATTCGCATCATGCCGTGTATTATATGGACGCAAAAACACAACAGCATAACGCACCCGGACTCTTAACTTGAAGCCGAGACGGACATGGAGACTAACCAGCAGCCCTCTCTCAACTAAGACACGGACGCAATTTGAAAGTACAAGTCACGGAGATTGGATATATATAGGAATACTTATGCCTAAACTGTTCAGTTGCCAAACTGTTGTAACCGAAATCAAATGGTGCTAGTGGCGCATCTTAAAAATTCCTCGTACACATTACCGCAGTTGATCTCTCTCTAGGGTAAAATACACCTTCTTGACAAAAACAAGTTCAGCTAGGAACTAACAACGGTAgaatgttagaataaatccgaggcataccgttgatcattcgaggaccaagcaatcacactaacacgacaccgagatttgttaacgaggttcaccgatatggctacatctccgGAGCtttactacgggcgctcctccccgtgacaccgtcacaataccgcacaccggtcacccgggcgccggcacacgccgccggctcccccttgcgcgcctgtgctattatgttggcatatgttacatcgtgtgtctacccctgctatatatgagaggcctaagatacaagtgtcctatgtaaacacaatacaactcctagtccaactgtaacctaccttgtacactatattcgacacaactctaacaaactccaccttggcgaatattctccaccactttaaattcgtcaatgcgtcaaactttcatgtacattggacctgagcttatcccatgagtaccgctgctactccaaagactccatatgactccacctgcaacttgtagtcccttcttttcttgaccactgtcagcactcgagcaaaattaagttccttattACTCttgtttgtgctcccaacttccagagtatcagtccaacgccatcacatactgatcactgacctgcgtgaaagtgaacaactcacatattggatgtcacacataaaagttacctgaactcaacatcaccgctcctttcttgaccgcctgtctgaaacttgaaggaatttcaccgttgcttgtagtcatcctgagtcaaattcgcagttgtcttatcacatgtatgaccaccagagccctggcccgtctccatgtccgtgcataccgcacgcctcgccgctattaccgcgttgAGCCTCCGctatcccggtcgagtctcaagggccgcgaacccacaccactcaacccccactgcagagtaccaccgatcataaccaaccgatgacgagtttcacgcttccatcagaccactgggctccagtccgaactatGCGTCCCTTGCTTtttcccgctgaataggcttcgactctctgaaCTCTTACGccatagcccctcaatccagctccaccttcaacatgacttcatggtagatgatcagtccacccctgcgcctcatcgacttcaagctccgtgtatacaccaccttgaatcaaccccgcgccatagtcttgtcgaagccacacaagccctctgGTCCGTGCCGCGTGTTTCCACGCCCAAAAGccagtcaccatcagcatcacgcgccTATGTCATCATCGCCGATCTCACCACCATCTTCTGTATCAACCGACTCACGTCGATCTGTCAGACTATCTAGTCCAACCAAGCCGAACTTCTCCGACTGCATGACACGCTCGAGGCTTCCAAATCGTCTTTCAcgaatttccatccatcacatgataattccatctTAGTTGGCTTGGCTTCctgcaacgccttcaagcatccctgttgtgccaacaaatcttCACCTTTatctgccataacccaaggttttcaaTTCCATAAACTTCTTCACCTCAAACCTAGTACCCATTGGCGCCATGATTCTTTGTATGACTGACTGTGAAAAATTATCCGAGCTATTAACGCGATGCCCAAGTACATGAACAGCCTCCGCGTACTAATAGCAATTCCAACCAAAACGCTTTTGATCTTCAATGTGTAGTAGCTCTAGCTC
The Triticum dicoccoides isolate Atlit2015 ecotype Zavitan chromosome 3A, WEW_v2.0, whole genome shotgun sequence genome window above contains:
- the LOC119272396 gene encoding BTB/POZ and MATH domain-containing protein 1-like, which translates into the protein MSFTGVSIVGQGQATGHAINVDAASGSHLLVINGYSHTKATAAAGAVILSLPFMVGGHRWRIFYCPKGAPSGCAEDSVSLILSLVDKNVTEDLKVQVGFSFLDQHEKQDSAYIRAKEPCNFSSGNRCWVHKNFVKRDALEKSKHLNDDCFTIRCDLAVVPPPTIQELISNLLMSKEGTDVTFNVGGETFVAHRSVLVARSSVFKAKLFGPIKEDMIASVIQIEDMEAKVFRALLSFIYTDLLPEMEVDMVEEREAQEVLWLQHLIAAADRYNLQRLKVLCEDKLCKLVDVSSVRTIFILAKRHNCGGLKDVCLEFLKTPSNLKEITATNVFDDIIRTCPYLLKELIGKLAS